Genomic window (uncultured Fibrobacter sp.):
CCCGTGTCTTCAAAGAGTTGGATATCATTAAATAAGAAGCTGATGATCCGATCCATGACCGGCTACGGGAAAGCCGAAGCCTTGCTTGAAAACGGAAAGCTGACGGTCGAAATCCGGACGTTGAACGGAAAAAGTGCCGATATCAACCTCAAGACCACCCTGCTCCCGAAAGACAAGGAGATCGGTCTGCGTCAGAAGATCGCCCAGGTCCTCCAGCGCGGTACCATCGATGTCTTCCTTACCTGGGAACCGAATACGGCCGAGAATGCCAAGACCGTCAACGGTGACCTCGTGGAGGCATACTTCCGTCAGATCCGCGACATCTATCTCCGTTGCGCGAAGGATGGCGTACTGATTGGCGGGACATCGGTTTCCGACAGCCTGGTCCTCGCCTCGATCCTCCGTTTCCCGGATGTGCTGGATGTGAAAAAAGCCGATATCATCACG
Coding sequences:
- a CDS encoding YicC/YloC family endoribonuclease yields the protein MIRSMTGYGKAEALLENGKLTVEIRTLNGKSADINLKTTLLPKDKEIGLRQKIAQVLQRGTIDVFLTWEPNTAENAKTVNGDLVEAYFRQIRDIYLRCAKDGVLIGGTSVSDSLVLASILRFPDVLDVKKADIIT